A window of Nonomuraea angiospora genomic DNA:
GCGCGAGTGCGTGACCGAGGTGCTGGACCGGGCGGTGGCGCGCGGCGAGCTGCCGTCCCGGCCGGATCCCGCGAGGGTCCACGCCATGCTCCTGGGGTCGATCTTCGCCTGGCTCTTCCTCCTGCTGGAAGACCCCGGCCGGCTGGACACCCTGGCGAACACCCTGGCCGCCGACGTGGCCCGCCTCCTGACCGGCAGCACCACCTGACGCTCACTGCGCCTATGGGGCCGCCTCAGCTGGAGGGCGGGGCCTTCTTGGCCGAGCCGCGGTAGCGGTCGGCGTCGTAGCGGCGGTCGTTGTCGTCCAGTTTGGCCTGGGCCGCCTCCACCAGGTCCACGCCCAGCACGTCGGCCAGCCGGATCAGGTAGAGGGTGACGTCCCCCAGTTCGGTGCGTATGCGGGCGAGCGCCTCGGGATCGGGCTTCCCGGACTCCTCGGCCGTGAGCCACTGGAACTCCGCCACCAGCTCCCCGACCTCACCCGCCAGCGCCATCGCCAGGTTCTTGGGCGTGTGGAACTGCTCCCAGTCCCTGACCCTGGCGAACTCGCGCAGGCGTTCGGCGAGGCGTTCCAAGTCCGTCGTCACGTCGCACGACCTTACCCATCACCGCCGGTATGTTGCTGCTCGTGAATGGGGTCGAGCTGTTCCTGTTGGGCCGGACGCTGATGAAGATCGGCGAGGAGGCCATGCCGACCGAGGGCATCGGTGAGCACTCCACGAGCGTGCGCACGGTGCTGATCGTGGTGAGCGATCTGCGCGGACACCCCGACACCACCGTGGGTGAGATCGCCGCCCGCACCGGGCTGCCGCAGAGTGCCGTGTCGGCGGCCATCGCGCGGCTGAGGTCCGTGGGCGCGGTGATCGCCGAGACGGACCCCGCGGATCGGCGGCGCACGATCATCCGCGAGGCGCCCGCGGTGTCCGAACGGGTGACGCAGGTCAGGGACACCCCGATCGACGCCGCGCTGGGGGCCGCGCTGGGCACGGACGACCCGGGGCGCGTGGCGGAGACCGTGGCGGTGCTGGAGGAGCTGGCCGCCAGACTGATCCCCGGGATAATGCATCGAACTTGATGTATCAAATTTGATGGATTAGCTTGGAGGTCATGAACGCAGACATCTTGCGCATGCCGGGCGTCGACCTCTACTACGAGGTGCGCGGCAGCGGTCCGCTCCTGCTGATCTCGCAGAGCGGCGAGGGCGACGCCGGTCGCACCGTTGACCTGGTCGATCGGCTGATGGACGCGTACACGGTGATCACGTACGACCGGCGCGGGCTCAGCCGCAGCACGGTGCCCGGCGCCGGTGTCAGCGTGCGCGAGCACGCCGACGACGCGCATCGGCTGCTGGCCCACC
This region includes:
- a CDS encoding nucleotide pyrophosphohydrolase; translation: MTTDLERLAERLREFARVRDWEQFHTPKNLAMALAGEVGELVAEFQWLTAEESGKPDPEALARIRTELGDVTLYLIRLADVLGVDLVEAAQAKLDDNDRRYDADRYRGSAKKAPPSS
- a CDS encoding MarR family transcriptional regulator, which gives rise to MLLLVNGVELFLLGRTLMKIGEEAMPTEGIGEHSTSVRTVLIVVSDLRGHPDTTVGEIAARTGLPQSAVSAAIARLRSVGAVIAETDPADRRRTIIREAPAVSERVTQVRDTPIDAALGAALGTDDPGRVAETVAVLEELAARLIPGIMHRT